The genomic region GTATTTACCATCTCCGGCGTCAGCGATAGCGATCTTGATAGTGTTTTCCTGGTCTGGGATCACCGTCGCCTTGAGAGTCAAGGTTATCGTAAAGCCATCCATCTCAGTGTTGTAGGTATCATCGGTCTGCGCATTGTCGACATAGAGGTTCGGGTTTGATCCATCATTGATGTTGTCGATCGAAATGTCGCCTTCACCAATGGTCAGTTCAGCCTGCACCCCGTTAACCCAAATACCAACTGCGTCATTAAATCCCTCATTTACGTATTCCAGATACTCCTCGGAGGAAAAGGTTATCTGCATGGTCAGGGTCGAACCTTCGGGCACAAATGTTGCCTCAAACACTGCGGCGTCATAGGTTTGCACCCCGGCAATATCGGTCAGCTCGCTGGTGCCAGCCAAATGATGGTTTGTAGAGGTCCCGGCCTGGGTATTCACATCACCACTGCTGTTGGTAATGTCCTCTGCCTGACCTGTAGATAGAATAACACCGGTGTCCGAAGGGGTAATATCCCCGGCCACCAGATCCCCATCGGTATAAATCCCCGAGGCGGAGGCGGCGCCGGAATAGCTGGCGCTAGCAATGGAAATGCCATTTCCAAACATGGCATTTGCCATATCCATCGCGCTGGCACTGGTATCAATTGGCAATTCAGACGCGGTGGGCATGTTTGCTTCCTCGTTAAATGCTATTGGTCATCCTTATTCAATATGAGTTTATAAATGAAGAAATTTTGGATATTGGCAGGACTAATCATGAGTTCTTCGACCCTGCTTCCTGTCTCTGGTTGACCCCCGCCCCCGCGCGGGTCTATGGCATCGGCATGGAAAAGAAGAAAATATCCCGCCAGCAGGTTTACACGCTTGTCGTCCAGATTGGCCGCAAAGAAGGCGATGGCCTGCCCAAAGGCGCCACCGGCGCCGCGCTGATGATTTTTGCCTCGGGCATAGATGAGGCCGAAGCGGTGCGCGAAACAGTGGCGATCCTGAAACAGGCGGACACGGCTCCGCTGGATGTCACCGGATATGGCACTCTGGCCGAGCGTGAAACCGAAGGTCACGAAATCGAGGCTGAAGAACGTGCTCTGATGCAGCGTGCGCTGGAAGAAAACTCGGTGATTGTGGCCCAGATGACGCCGTTTTTTGGCGATGACGAGCCCACGATTCACTGAACATCATAAAGACGGCCTAGTCGCGCGCCCCAAACCACCGGCGGTAGATCACATCATAGGTTCCATCCTCGCGCAGGGCCAGCAAGGCGCGATTGACATCTTCCACCAGCGGTGAGCCATCGGGGAAAATGATGCCGTAGTTTTCCTTGAGAAACACAGATCCAACAGTGCGGCCATATCGGTAGCCTTTGTGGGTGGTATAATAACTCAGAATCGGCGCATCAAAGACCACAACCTGAATATTGCCCACCTCAAAGGCCTCTTTCAGCGCAGACAGCCCGTCATAGCCGCGATACGCAATCTCGCGCCGGTCAAGAAATCCAGCGGCGGTCGAGCCTCTGATGGTGCCAACGCGTTTGCCATACAGATCATTGACGGAATTCACCGACCCGGTAATCGCATTGACGGTCATGACTGCGGTGATCTTGGCCACAAACACCGAAACCACAAACAGCGATGAGACCACCAGAACCACACCAAACATGCGGCCAATTGGTGTGCGCGGCACGCGCTCCTCAAAGCCACCGTTCACCACCAAGTTCAGCGCCCACCAGAACGAAGGAAACCAGGCCTCTTTCAACGGCCGGTCAAAATAGGGCTGGGCCCGGCGCTCTAATGCCCACATCAACATACCACCGCCGACCAACAGCACAAAAGCTATGCCAATGGCCGCCGCCAGATCCCAGGACAACACTGCGTTCAGCAAGGACGGCGTCTGCAGGTCTTCAACCCGAACCATCATCTGCAAACCGCTCTCAAAAATCGGCTGGCTAAAGTCCATTACAATTTCACGAGCGGCGGTAATGGAGATATTGGCAATCGCCAAATCAGCCTCACCGCGCCCCACCAACCCAAGCATTTCGGAAAACGCGTCAGCCCGGTTGATCTCATATTTCCAACCCAACCGGTCGGACAATTCAGCCAACAGGTCGATGGAGAATCCCGCATCCCGGCCATTTTCAACAAATGAAAACGGCGGCCGGGTGACCGTGGCAACAGTCAGTGTCTGCGCGGTCAGGGACTGACCCCAGCTCAACAGCAGAATAAAAAGAGCAGCAATAATTCGCAACAAAGGGGCCATTCAGATCATAAATACACGTAATTTCCATTTTTAGGCGGAACGCAGCCGCCGCGCAAGTGCGCAGGATTCAGGCGATCCGGCGTTCGGCCAATACGGTGGCATCAAAAGACCGTAAAACCGGGTATTTTGAGCGACCATGTTCCGGTAGGCCTGACCGGTCCAATTCAGCCAAGAGACTTGCAGCGAGCCGGTTTCGGTCTCTGCGTAGGCGTCCAACAAACAGGCTTTCCACCACCGCGCCGGCGGCCAGCAGGGCGGCATGATCCGGCAGCAACACTTGCATATAGCGAGTCGTCGGCTTGTCGATCTTGGGCTGAAAGGCTGTATGAGTCGCCAGAAGATGCCGCGCCGGCACCAATACCGACTGCTGGCCAAATAGGTATTCCACTTCGGATCCTGACAGCACCAGCCGTTGCGACGGGGCGACGTCGATGTCCTGTAACAGGCCAAAATAGGGCGCCCGCAACCGGATGGGCTGGAACGAGCCAGCGGCCGGCACGGACCGCCTCACCACATGCAGCACCGGAACCGTGGTGCCATCACCTGTCAGCACCAGATCGCCCCGCTGCAATGTCGACAAAGCCCGGTAGCCTTGCGGAGTGGCAATCGGCGTATGCGCCGCCAGAGATGGCATTGGTCCAACCGGTTCGATCTGATCTGACAGCGCCAGATATTGAACATCCGTCGAGACAAACCGAAACGGGCCAGGCTGCAACAGCGCCCTCAGGTCCGCTAGGCGCCAGGGTCGCGGCGCCTTAAGCTCGACAATCTGCGCCTGACCGCCGTCCACCCGTTCCAACGCCAACCGCCCCCAACGCTGCGGCGCATCCCACGAATACGTCAGCCGCAACAGCTCGGTTCGGCCCGAATCGGTT from Parasedimentitalea psychrophila harbors:
- a CDS encoding Hint domain-containing protein, with product MAWLAVSSSNFNQFDAGGIEPDATAEHRDCNPDALLVRGSLVVEMRLPDSQRPEPLLLFAQDGDWPVRLALRAVPGGGLNLVLEQFGTVEHRTLNPTDSGRTELLRLTYSWDAPQRWGRLALERVDGGQAQIVELKAPRPWRLADLRALLQPGPFRFVSTDVQYLALSDQIEPVGPMPSLAAHTPIATPQGYRALSTLQRGDLVLTGDGTTVPVLHVVRRSVPAAGSFQPIRLRAPYFGLLQDIDVAPSQRLVLSGSEVEYLFGQQSVLVPARHLLATHTAFQPKIDKPTTRYMQVLLPDHAALLAAGAVVESLFVGRLRRDRNRLAASLLAELDRSGLPEHGRSKYPVLRSFDATVLAERRIA
- a CDS encoding transporter substrate-binding domain-containing protein, which produces MAPLLRIIAALFILLLSWGQSLTAQTLTVATVTRPPFSFVENGRDAGFSIDLLAELSDRLGWKYEINRADAFSEMLGLVGRGEADLAIANISITAAREIVMDFSQPIFESGLQMMVRVEDLQTPSLLNAVLSWDLAAAIGIAFVLLVGGGMLMWALERRAQPYFDRPLKEAWFPSFWWALNLVVNGGFEERVPRTPIGRMFGVVLVVSSLFVVSVFVAKITAVMTVNAITGSVNSVNDLYGKRVGTIRGSTAAGFLDRREIAYRGYDGLSALKEAFEVGNIQVVVFDAPILSYYTTHKGYRYGRTVGSVFLKENYGIIFPDGSPLVEDVNRALLALREDGTYDVIYRRWFGARD